The DNA sequence TCCGTCGCAAGTAAACGGTGTCTGTGCAGGTAAGGGAGTGGCAAATAAAAGTAAAAAATAAACAATTGGTCTTGTTGACATGGTGATCAGGCTAGAAGTCTATTTGGGAGTTATCCAAATATAACCTGAATCCAGCGCTATTGGTCATTCATTACTGTTCTCTACCCGACTTATCGCTTCAAAATAGGCTAGTGGTCTGTCAAACTTAAACTTTCCAGTTGCCCGATGCGTCTTTCGGCACTGCTCTTCGTTGGAGAACCCCTTGCTTAGCGCTGCTATGCGCGGGAACCTCCGCCTCGATCAGCACCAAAATCCGCGTTCGCTCAACCGGAACTTTAAATGTTGACAGACCACTAGTGGCTCAGTTGACCAGGATGGAAAGGTACCTTTCCTAAAGCGGGATCGACTAAACCAGCCCTTAGCATCTGCGAACCATTTCCTTCGAAGTATTCGATCCGAAGACGGTGCTTCCCTTCAGCGAGAATGGTGGTTCCATAGCGATAAAATGCGCCGTGATTACCATCATTATCCACGACCAGCTGATCGTCAATATACAATCGAGAGCCATCATCAGAGCGAGTAAAAAAGGTGTAAGTTGTCGTCTCCGCCAAGTCGATATAACCATTGAGCACTAAGGCGAAATTATCTTTGCGAGGAGCAGCATGCTCTTCATTCACCGAAGGCATAACGCCTGAACGAACAAGTGGTAATTCAGAAAAATCTGGCAAATAATCCCACGCTCCTTCGTAATAATTGTAGCTCAACCCAGGTGTAGTTTTTTTCACTTTTACCGCTGGCCATGGATCCATTTGTTGAAATGTCCGCACCACCACTCTACTCGCATGGCCGTCTATGGTGTAAGCACGCACCTTTAGCGTAAGGCTACTTTCAATTTTGAGTGGGCTCTTGTAAACCGCCGATTGCAGGCTTGGCTCACTACCGTCGGTGGTGTAAACAATTTTGTGATCAGGTTGCAAAGCTTCCAGCGCTACGGTGGTATAGTCTTGAAAAATAAGCCGATCAACCTTGAAATGAGGTGCTGGCAGTTGTTGCATCATTCCTACCCCCTGGTCTTCTTCCTTTTTTGTCATCTGAAAAGTATCGAAAAGACGACCTTTTTCATCAATTGCTTTGAAGACCAGTGTACCATAATGGATAGCAAAAGTGCAATAATGGTGTTGAACTTGTAGCTCTTGGGTAAACCAGGAACGCACGGGGTCAAAATCTTCGAGCCCACCACCAGCGCCACCGGAGTTGATGTAAATGACGCCATTCTCTTGATTAACAGCATTCTTAAAAATCGGCCATGTACGCTCATAAAGATGGGTATGCCCAAAGAGGCAAAAATCGACGCCATAAGCTTCGTAGAGCGGCACCAAATTCCGGGACTGGGTTTGAAAAGTAGAAGCACCAATGTAGGTGTCTCCATGATCATTCTCTTCGGATGAGTAAGGAGGATGGTGATGCACGACAAATTTCCACTTCGCGTCTGATTGTGCCAATTCCCATTCCAGCCAATCGTATTGTTCGGAACCTTCAAAAACATCCCGGTTGGTATCAATCATGAAAAACTGAGCATTGCCATAACGGAAAGTGTAATAGTATTCTGGTGCAGGATTGACCATGTAATCATAGTAAAACTGGGCATCTTGTTCGTGGTTCCCCAAAACAGTGTACATAGGGAAGCGACTCATGATCACATGGCCATTTGGAAAGAAATGCTCTGTCCAATCTGATTTTTTGGTACCAATATCCACCAAATCACCGGCGTGAAGAATAAAATGGGGACGGTCTTCCCATACGCGTTGAGCGACTTCGCCCCAAGCCCAAGGAGTCTTGGTATTATACTGGGAATCACCGATCAGGGCAAAAAAGAAAGCTGCGTCTTCATCAACTGCCGTATTGAAAGTGTATACCGGGCTAACGATTTCCTGCCCGGCCAGGGTGGTGGTTTTGACCCGATACAAGTACTTGGTTCCCAACTCCAAACCCTCCAACGCGACCTCGTGTAAAAAACGCGTTCCCTCTAAGCTTACTTTTTGCGAAAGGTTGGGTTCTTCTGCATTCACCAGTGCTTTTCCATATTCCACTACTGAACTCGCTTCAGCGGTCGTTTCCCACAGCACGTAGATACTGTTCTGAGTAGCAAATTGCAAGTAAGGCTTTACCAAAAAGGAATCCTGCTGCGCTTGCAAGGATAAGCAGCAAAAAAGGTTAACACTCAAAACCAGGGTAGAAATAAAACGCATGAGGTTGATCATTTTCCCCAAAAGTAACAAGGCCACCTAAAGACAAAGTGAACGGAAAATGAAGCTTAGGTAAAGCATCAATAAGTTTACATTAAATCTCTTCCGTCATCTATTTACCTGGTTATTAAAATACTATTTTTTCGCCAAGCAACCACCTCTAAGTCATGCGATTAACCATTGTCCTTATCCTGGTCATTATTGCCAACAGCTGCCGGAAAGAACTTCAGCAAATAGATGTTTACACACCAGCAGTATTCCTTACGGAAGCCCAACAGACAGCGCTTCAAACGTGGCAAGGAGAACAGCCTTTGGCTAAGCATTCGCTATCATCGTGGCAGTTTGCGCTGGGTAGCTTACCTGAACAATTCCTGGCTGTTGCTACGGATTTCCCCGAGCAAGACTCCCTGATCAACCTCCCCCACCGCATCAACTACCCTAATCGCTCGATATGGTACAAGACTCGCATTTTGCTTGACACTACACAGTTGCTAGTCGTGGATGCTGATGATGGCGCTCAGGTATTCTTTCAAGGCGAACAAGTTCGGCAAGCATTGCCCAATGCTTTCTCTTTGCGGTCAACTAGCGATTCTGCTCTTTTAATCATTCGGGTACTCAACAATGCACTCAAAGGGGGTTTGCGAAAAGCAGAATTATTCCCGCTTGCGGAAGGACTCACTTATTTTGGGCGCAAAGACTATACTGCTCCGGGCATCTTCCATTCTCCACTACACAACTTAACGCAACGGATGCTACTTGCGGAACCCTATATTCAGCAACAAACACCAGAAAAGTACCTCCTTAAGGTTGTTTCCACTTCATCTGAACCTGCTTCACTTGTATACGGCTTACAGGAACAAACACTAGACAACCTCCTCTCGGAGGATGCACCAATAGGCCGGATGTTTAATTTTATACTCCAGGATTTGCTGCCGGCTACGACTTACTACTATCAGTTCCGACAAGGAGATTTTCAGAGTGAAGTATATACTTTACAAACACCCCAAAAAAAAGAAAACTTCTCTTTCACCGCCTGGGGAGATAGCCAGGGAGGGTGGCCCGTTTTCAGGGAATTAACCGCAAGCATGCGTGCCACGGCATCCGACTTCAGTATAGGCTTGGGCGACCTCGTTGCAGATGGCGCGCAGCATACCCAATGGCTGGACTTTCTCTATGCATTACACCCTGTTGCGGAAAGCCAACCGGTATTTCCAGTCATTGGCAATCATGATTATGATGGGCAATACGACGATTTGCGCCCCGTGTTGTACCAACAGTATATCAGGGAGGACACTTACTTTTCCTGGGTTTACAAAAACTGTTATTTCATTGCCTTAGACCCCAACGAAAGCTTTCCGCTGGGTATCAGTGGCAAACAGCTGCGCTGGTTGGAAGCACAGCTGGCCAGCCCTGAGTGGCTGGCTGCCGACTGGCGTTTCCTACTCATTCATCAGCCTCCTTACTCCCAAGGGTGGTCAGACTACCACGGAGATGCATTTATTAGAGATTTGGTAGAAGAGAAAGCAGCGACGGCTAAAATCGATTTCGTGCTCTCCGGCCACAGCCATTGTTACGAGCGCTTATCGAAAAAATTCGATAATCAAACGACTCATTTCCTAATCATGGGCGGTGCCGGCGGCGGATTGGAACCACCACTATCTTCTGAGTATCCATTAATGGATACCATAATTAAAGCACATCACTACGGCCTTTTCGAGGTAGCTGGCTCAAAGATAAAATTGCGAATAATTGGTCTTAACAATCAGATACTAGACGATCTAACTTTTACAAAGTGAATAGCCTAGGCTGGACTTTCGACGACGCTGAAGGCGTGGCAAAACACAGCTTAGATCATTCACTTGTCAATTCGTCTGAATCAACCACACCCCGCCCACTACCAAGCTGATCCCGAGGATACGCCACCAGTTGATTTCCTGAACGGGAATGCCCAGCCAGCCGTAGTGGTCCATCAATAAGGAAAAGGCCATTTGCCCTGCAACCGTAAGCCCCAGAGTGACGGCAACACCTAAGCGTGGTGTCAAAATAATGAGCGATGCTACGTAGAAAGCACCTAGCAATCCTCCAATCCAAATCGACCAGTGCTCCGATTGTGTATTTTGAATTTGAGCAAAATCTACTCGCCCAACGATAAGGTACAGGAACAACCCTGCCATACCCACAATAAAGGATAGGAAAGTGCCATAGAGTGGATCCCCTACGGATTTGCCCAATTTGGTATTGATGGCGGCCTGAATGGGTAATACTACACCTGCAAGAACCGCTAAAAGAATAAACAATGCTGCTTTCATAGAAGCAAAGATAGCGTACTTAATAAAACTAGCGGTACTGTGTCCCGAGCATAAACCCACGGCGTCCGCAAGCTCCCTTGGCAAAACCTCCTACTCCGAAGGAAAGCTCCAGGCCAAAGCTGATCCGGTAAGGAACGGTATTTCCTTGATCGGTAAGATTACTGTCGATGGAGGGATAGCCATTCGCTACACCTTGCGGCGTCACAAAGTCTGTCAGTCCATATTCAAAGCGTAGTCCGGCCTTAAAAACCATCGACTCGGAACCGGAGAGGAAGGCCCCCAAACCAAGTACTCCGGACATGTAGCTGTCTTCATACTCTCCATCTACAGCTACGGGTTTGATGCCCGACGTTTGGGTAAGCTCTGTTATGGAAGTATATTTTGCGCCCCCTTCTAAATAAATCCCAGTTTGAGGATAAAAGCGATAAAGACCATAAAAATCGTATACTTCCCACTCGAGGTTATTGCGAAAAGATTCGTTGGTACTAGGTCGGTAGACGATATCCTGAAAATAGGTCGCCCGCATTACTTCGAAATTCAAACCGTGGCGGTCACCAAAATTAAGACCCATGGTACCTCCATAACTGTAGGCCAAATTGAGGCTATAATCGTGTTGTTCATTAGAGGCTAAGGTCGTGTTGTAATAGCCAGAAGGGCCAAAACTAGCCTTGGGGCCAAGCTCCAACCATATTTGTGCCGAAGCGATGGTTGTGATAAAAAATAAAAGAAGTGTAGGAAGAATAGCTTTTTTCATAGTACTTGTTAGTCGTTTCATATAGGTGTGCGATTACAGCAGTAAGATACGGTAAAGGAGCAAAATGTTTCCCAGATTAACGTTTTTAGAAAAAAAGCCAAAAAGACTTTCTTCTTCCCACTAATAATATTACCTTTGCCAACCGAAAAAATAAAAGCATAGACTAAAATTCGCAAATAAGCGTATGGCACATCATAAATCAGCTAAGAAACGTATCCGTCAAGACGCCAAGAAGCGTTTGGAAAATCGTTATTACAAAAAATCTGCACGTTCAGCAATCGCTAAGCTACGTGAGATGGAAGATGCAACAGAAGCTTCTACTTTCCTCCCCAAAGTAATGAGCATGATCGACCGTCTGGCAAAGCGTAACACTTGGCATGCTAACAAAGCATCCAACTTGAAAAGCAGTTTAACAAAGCATGTAAACGGCCTGGGCTAAGCCCAAGGCAATAGTGCTTTTCTTTTCTAGGTATGCCTTGCATCTTTTTAAAAAGGTGCAAGGCATTTTTTTATTACCTTTACGAACGAACGTTCATTCGCAATGATATCAAATGATGGTATATGACAACATTCTACCCCCTCTCCGTTAAAGATATACGCCGCGAAACCGCCGACTGCGTCTCTGTGGCATTTGCTGTCCCTGAAGCCCTCCAGGGTACCTTTGCGTTTACCCAAGGGCAGTACATCACACTGCGCACCCAACTAGAGGGAGAGGAAGTACGCCGCTCCTACTCCCTGTGTGTGAGTCCATTAGACAACGAGTTACGAGTGGCTATCAAGGAAGTACCCGGCGGGCGATTTTCCACCTTTGCCAATCAGCAGTTGCAAATTGGCGACTTAGTAGAAGTACTGCCTCCCGAGGGTCGTTTCTTCACCCCTCTCGATGCCAAGCAGGCAAAACACTATGTAGCTTTTGCTGCCGGTAGTGGGATTACGCCAGTTTTTTCCATCATGAAAACCATTCTGGAAACTGAACCCCACAGCCGCTTCACTCTTTTTTATGGCAACCAACGCACCGAGACCATCATTTTCCGAGAAGCCATCGAGGCGCTCAAAAACATCTACCTCCAGCGTCTTAGTGTTTATTATCTCCTGAGTAAAGAACATACGGGTAGTGATCTTTTCAGTGGCCGTATTGATCGTAATCGTTGCCGGACCTTCACCGAA is a window from the Lewinella sp. LCG006 genome containing:
- the paaE gene encoding 1,2-phenylacetyl-CoA epoxidase subunit PaaE, translated to MTTFYPLSVKDIRRETADCVSVAFAVPEALQGTFAFTQGQYITLRTQLEGEEVRRSYSLCVSPLDNELRVAIKEVPGGRFSTFANQQLQIGDLVEVLPPEGRFFTPLDAKQAKHYVAFAAGSGITPVFSIMKTILETEPHSRFTLFYGNQRTETIIFREAIEALKNIYLQRLSVYYLLSKEHTGSDLFSGRIDRNRCRTFTEKLIPVSNVDEFFLCGPEEMTLSVRDELRAQGVAREKIHLELFGTNTGKRKKKEHTTIDSDYAAEVSIQLDGNAFSFLMTDPNESVLDAALRNGADLPFACKGGVCCTCRAKVEEGKADMDVNYALEPDEVAAGFILTCQAHPTTDKLVVNFDA
- a CDS encoding metallophosphoesterase, which encodes MRLTIVLILVIIANSCRKELQQIDVYTPAVFLTEAQQTALQTWQGEQPLAKHSLSSWQFALGSLPEQFLAVATDFPEQDSLINLPHRINYPNRSIWYKTRILLDTTQLLVVDADDGAQVFFQGEQVRQALPNAFSLRSTSDSALLIIRVLNNALKGGLRKAELFPLAEGLTYFGRKDYTAPGIFHSPLHNLTQRMLLAEPYIQQQTPEKYLLKVVSTSSEPASLVYGLQEQTLDNLLSEDAPIGRMFNFILQDLLPATTYYYQFRQGDFQSEVYTLQTPQKKENFSFTAWGDSQGGWPVFRELTASMRATASDFSIGLGDLVADGAQHTQWLDFLYALHPVAESQPVFPVIGNHDYDGQYDDLRPVLYQQYIREDTYFSWVYKNCYFIALDPNESFPLGISGKQLRWLEAQLASPEWLAADWRFLLIHQPPYSQGWSDYHGDAFIRDLVEEKAATAKIDFVLSGHSHCYERLSKKFDNQTTHFLIMGGAGGGLEPPLSSEYPLMDTIIKAHHYGLFEVAGSKIKLRIIGLNNQILDDLTFTK
- the rpsT gene encoding 30S ribosomal protein S20 is translated as MAHHKSAKKRIRQDAKKRLENRYYKKSARSAIAKLREMEDATEASTFLPKVMSMIDRLAKRNTWHANKASNLKSSLTKHVNGLG
- a CDS encoding DMT family transporter translates to MKAALFILLAVLAGVVLPIQAAINTKLGKSVGDPLYGTFLSFIVGMAGLFLYLIVGRVDFAQIQNTQSEHWSIWIGGLLGAFYVASLIILTPRLGVAVTLGLTVAGQMAFSLLMDHYGWLGIPVQEINWWRILGISLVVGGVWLIQTN
- a CDS encoding metallophosphoesterase, which translates into the protein MRFISTLVLSVNLFCCLSLQAQQDSFLVKPYLQFATQNSIYVLWETTAEASSVVEYGKALVNAEEPNLSQKVSLEGTRFLHEVALEGLELGTKYLYRVKTTTLAGQEIVSPVYTFNTAVDEDAAFFFALIGDSQYNTKTPWAWGEVAQRVWEDRPHFILHAGDLVDIGTKKSDWTEHFFPNGHVIMSRFPMYTVLGNHEQDAQFYYDYMVNPAPEYYYTFRYGNAQFFMIDTNRDVFEGSEQYDWLEWELAQSDAKWKFVVHHHPPYSSEENDHGDTYIGASTFQTQSRNLVPLYEAYGVDFCLFGHTHLYERTWPIFKNAVNQENGVIYINSGGAGGGLEDFDPVRSWFTQELQVQHHYCTFAIHYGTLVFKAIDEKGRLFDTFQMTKKEEDQGVGMMQQLPAPHFKVDRLIFQDYTTVALEALQPDHKIVYTTDGSEPSLQSAVYKSPLKIESSLTLKVRAYTIDGHASRVVVRTFQQMDPWPAVKVKKTTPGLSYNYYEGAWDYLPDFSELPLVRSGVMPSVNEEHAAPRKDNFALVLNGYIDLAETTTYTFFTRSDDGSRLYIDDQLVVDNDGNHGAFYRYGTTILAEGKHRLRIEYFEGNGSQMLRAGLVDPALGKVPFHPGQLSH